A single region of the Vicia villosa cultivar HV-30 ecotype Madison, WI linkage group LG4, Vvil1.0, whole genome shotgun sequence genome encodes:
- the LOC131595161 gene encoding isoflavone 3'-hydroxylase-like, translating to MSPLFYYSFLSLIFIITIKILLQTQSRRLKNLPPGPPPIPIIGNLHHLKHPLHRTFTTLSQKYGDIVSLWFGSRLVVVVSSPSLVEECFIKNDIVLANRPRFLTGKYIFYNYTTLGSGSYGDHWRNLRRIITIDVLSNHRLNSFLEVRRDEANRLIQKLMVSRDFIKVELRSKLTEMTFNAMMRMISGKRYYGDNGDVTDVDEAKQFREIISEIMLLLGANNKGDFLPLLRLFGFNDLEKRCKKIAKKADSFLEGLVAEHCSGNRSDDGDTMIDHLLKLSELQPEYYSAHIIKGLIQAMLLAGTDTSAVTIEWVMSELLNNSEVLNKAKEEIETQIGKNKLIDEQDLPKLPYLQNIISETLRLHPTAPLLLPHYSSEDCTIGGFNVPKDTIILTNVWAIHRDPTLWNDALSFKPERFEKEGEVNKLIAFGLGRRACPGINLAQRTVGLTVGLLVQCFEWKRESEEKLDMMEDKGATMPKRIPFEAMCKALPIANDLMK from the exons ATGTCACCTTTGTTCTATTACTCGTTCCTCTCTCTAATCTTCATAATAACTATCAAAATCTTACTCCAAACCCAATCAAGAAGGCTCAAAAACCTTCCACCAGGTCCACCACCCATCCCCATAATTGGCAACCTCCACCACCTAAAACATCCTCTCCACCGTACCTTCACAACCCTGTCCCAAAAATACGGCGACATCGTTTCCCTTTGGTTCGGTTCCCGCCTAGTTGTCGTCGTCTCTTCACCTTCTTTAGTCGAAGAATGTTTCATCAAAAACGACATAGTTTTAGCAAACCGACCGCGGTTCTTAACCGGAAAATACATCTTCTACAACTACACCACGTTAGGCTCGGGTTCTTATGGTGACCATTGGCGTAACCTCCGCCGTATAATAACCATTGATGTTCTCTCTAACCACCGTCTTAACTCCTTTTTGGAAGTTCGGAGAGACGAAGCAAATAGACTTATACAAAAGCTTATGGTTTCTAGAGATTTTATCAAAGTGGAACTCCGGTCGAAACTAACGGAGATGACGTTTAATGCTATGATGAGAATGATATCTGGAAAACGGTACTACGGAGACAACGGAGATGTGACGGATGTCGATGAAGCGAAACAGTTTAGAGAAATCATTAGTGAGATAATGTTGCTGTTAGGTGCTAATAACAAGGGTGATTTTTTGCCTTTGTTAAGGTTGTTTGGTTTTAACGATTTGGAGAAGAGGTGCAAGAAGATTGCGAAAAAAGCTGATTCGTTTTTGGAGGGACTCGTTGCAGAACATTGCAGTGGGAATCGTAGTGATGATGGAGATACAATGATTGATCATCTTTTGAAGCTAAGTGAGTTGCAGCCTGAATATTATTCTGCTCATATCATCAAAGGTCTTATTCAG GCCATGCTTCTTGCAGGAACAGACACATCAGCAGTGACTATAGAATGGGTGATGTCTGAATTATTGAACAATTCAGAAGTGTTAAACAAAGCAAAGGAAGAAATAGAGACTCAAATAGgaaaaaacaaattaatagaTGAACAAGATTTACCAAAGCTTCCATATCTACAAAACATAATCTCTGAGACCCTTAGATTACATCCAACAGCACCATTACTTTTACCACATTATTCTTCAGAGGATTGTACCATTGGAGGATTCAATGTTCCAAAAGATACTATAATTTTGACCAATGTTTGGGCCATTCATAGAGACCCAACACTTTGGAATGATGCTTTGAGTTTTAAGCCCGAGAGGTTTGAAAAAGAAGGGGAGGTTAACAAATTGATTGCGTTTGGGTTGGGGAGACGGGCTTGTCCTGGAATAAACTTGGCCCAACGTACGGTGGGCTTAACTGTGGGCTTGTTGGTTCAATGCTTTGAATGGAAAAGAGAGAGTGAGGAGAAACTTGATATGATGGAGGATAAAGGAGCTACCATGCCAAAAAGGATTCCATTTGAGGCTATGTGTAAGGCACTACCTATTGCCAATGATCTTATGAAGTGA